The region GTGCTGGGCAGTGGGGTAGTGCTTTAGCGTTTGCCGGAGCTTTATTTGGACTAGAAGTTGTGGTTTACATGGTCAAAACGAGTTATGAGAACAAACCTTACCGAAGGATTTTGATAGAGACATGGGGAGGTAAAATCTTTCCAAGTCCTTCTAATAGAACAGAGTTTGGTAGGAGAGTTTTGGAGAAAGATCCTAATAATCCTGGGAGTCTAGGAATAGCAATAAGTGAGGCGATAGAAGAGGCGGTGAATGATAAGTTTACCAACTATTCTCTAGGGAGTGTTTTAAACCATGTTTTGTTACATCAGACGATAATAGGGCTTGAGGTGAAGAAACAACTGGAGATTGAGGGGTTGTATCCGGATGTTGTGATTGGGTGTATAGGTGGTGGGTCGAACTTTGGAGGAATATCGTTGCCTTTTGTTTTCGATAAGCTAAATGGGAAGAATGTTAGGATTGTTGCTGTTGAGCCGAAATCCTGTCCTTCGGTGACTAGAGGAAAGTATGCTTATGACTTTGGAGATACTGCGGGTATGACTCCGCTTATCAAGATGCACACGCTTGGGCATACTTTTCTGCCCCCTGCGATACATGCTGGTGGGTTGAGATATCATGGGATGGCCCCTATTGTTAGTAAGCTTTATGAAATGAAGATCATAGAAGCAGTGGCTTACACACAGAATGAAGTTTTTGAGGCTGGGGTTTTGTTTGCCAGAACTGAAGGAATACTACCCGCTCCTGAGACTGCCCATGCAGTAAAAGCAGCAATTGATGAGGCAATCTCAGCAAAAAAAGAGAATAGGAAGAAAGTTATACTTTTCAACCTTTCAGGGCATG is a window of Brevinematia bacterium DNA encoding:
- a CDS encoding TrpB-like pyridoxal phosphate-dependent enzyme, giving the protein MNKVILPESEIPKEWYNVLADLPEKLEPPLNPATKKPISPSELEAIFPAPLIEQEVSAERWIKIPDEVLKRYLLWRPTPLHRAYNLERYLDTPAIILFKNESISPPGSHKPNTAIAQAYYNKISGIKRLSTETGAGQWGSALAFAGALFGLEVVVYMVKTSYENKPYRRILIETWGGKIFPSPSNRTEFGRRVLEKDPNNPGSLGIAISEAIEEAVNDKFTNYSLGSVLNHVLLHQTIIGLEVKKQLEIEGLYPDVVIGCIGGGSNFGGISLPFVFDKLNGKNVRIVAVEPKSCPSVTRGKYAYDFGDTAGMTPLIKMHTLGHTFLPPAIHAGGLRYHGMAPIVSKLYEMKIIEAVAYTQNEVFEAGVLFARTEGILPAPETAHAVKAAIDEAISAKKENRKKVILFNLSGHGHFDLKAYDDYLYGRLPDHEPSDEELEESFKSVPVV